The nucleotide window GGGGGACTGGTTTGCGCGCGATGATTTTTACGCTTTATCCCAGGACAATACAACAGCCGCAGCGTATTATACGCGCTATTTGTCTCTGGAACCGGATGATGTTGATGCGGTGACAAAGCTGGGTGCTGTGTTGTTGCGTATGGAGGATCAGCAGGCGATCGCGCGACAGATTTTGCCATTTATGAAACGCCATCCTGAGGCGCTCGATTTGTTGCCTGTTGCAGCACAATGGGCTTATCGGGCGGGGGATTACGAGCGCGCTTCGGAGTATTGGGATCGGTTTTTGGAGCGGATTGATGCACAGACGCTGACGTTGCACGTTGATCCAACCCCTATTTTGTCAGATGCTCAACGCGCGATCTACAATGCGCTTTCTAAGGGGGAGAAGCAAGATTTTATCGATCGATTCTGGATGCAAAAGGATCTGGATCCGACGACAGAAGTGAATGAGCGTTTGCAAGAACACTATCAGCGGGTGTGGATGGCGCGGCAATATTTCGCAGGGTCTGCGTATCCTTATGATCGGCGCGGTGAGGTGTATTTGCGCTATGGCGAGCCTGATTATCGTTCGCGGTCTGGTCGCGCGCCTGGAGTAATGAGTGTTGCGGTGCAGCGGGTGAAGGACGCGTTGTACGCGCAGTTATACACGCGTCCGCCCGATGGCGCGCTCGTGGGCACGGTGTTTCCCGTGCGGAGTTCGCGTGCGATGATGGCCGATTCGTTTGGACTGATGGCGAGAAGAGGATCTGGGATTTCTCACACGATGGGCGATGGTTATTTGCCGGTTACCTCTGGGGAAGATAATAGTCTCGTGCCCTGGGAATCGTGGGTGTATGTGACGGTTGGCGGGGGGATGGAGATTACATTTACGGATGAGATGGGATCGGGGCATTTCAATTTTGCGCCGATTCCGTTGCGCCAGCCGATAGGGATGCGGTCCATAACGCGGATTCAGGAAAATGCGCCGGAAACGGTTTATATGCAGGCTGTGGGTGAGATACCAGAGCAATATCGACCGTGGTGGCAAACGCGGGCGTTGGAATTTTATTTTGATGTGGCCGATGCGCGCGGGGGATATTTCATGACGCGGGTGGATGTGGCCTATGGTTTGCCGATAGATGTGGAGAAGATCGGTAGAGGCGATTTGACACTATCTATTGCGCTTTATGATTCGGTGACAAACCGCGCGTTTCGCACGAGTCGAGCGGTTGTGCGGAAAGACACGCTATCTGATTCGAATGCTATGCTGACCGATTTGTTGACCTTGTCCGTGCCGCCCGGCACGTATCATTTGACGGTGAAGGCAGAGAATGTCAGTGCCAATCGCGTGGGTATGTTGCGGCAGGTTCTTGCGGTTGAGTCTTATGGCGATTCGGAGTTGCAGATGAGCGATCCGGTATTGGCCGCGCAGATAGATGAGACGGATGTGGATGATTCTTTTCGCCGAAAGAATTTGCGGGTGTTGCCTTTGCCCACGCGTGCGTTTCTCATTGGACAGGAGATGGGGTTGTATTTTGAGGTGTATAATCTAATGGCAGACGCGTTTGGGCAGACGCGCTATCGCGTGACGATTCAGATTGCGGCTCTGGAACAGGTGGAGGGTTTGCGCATGCTGTTGACCGGTCAGGAGGTCAATCCCGAAGTGTCGATGTCGTTTGAACAGGTGGATACACAGCCGAGCGTGCAGGTTTATCAGTTTGTCGATCTGACAAAGGCGAAACAGGGGCGCAATCGGGTGAAAATTATCGTAGAAGACTTAAATGCACCGCGTCGTGTTTCAAAGGAGATTGTGTTTCGATATGGGCAATAGTGTCACATATTTTTTGTTGTGTCTTTTATTGTTGGCCGGGTGTGATTCCAGGCGCGATCTCGCTACTGATCCAGCCAATTCGCGGATTGTGGTCCCCTTTGATCTGAGATATGACGCGGAGCAGAATGCGGTTGTACTCGAATGGGAATATCTGGGTATTGAAC belongs to Gemmatimonadota bacterium and includes:
- a CDS encoding GWxTD domain-containing protein; its protein translation is MRYPLLILLLVFSAAVQCEEVLPQREAVPRLAVFPLLSEKDPDYGIFMADRLVDELMRYRDIPAFQGRWFELVEPDTIPQDRMERILETKQALKDYDLFLLKTAARADRALIGFVSDAGTRTLHVRIVDLDTGEPIWMGKARDDVEWQWIYAQRDIGEIALGNLMAQLGFQEANRHGKMMRSDEWPLQVVFAPLHTSQKALVGGYERLIREGMIGDGLFDRLDMSQPIGARLNTADRTLLAHRADAVLCGSLMATGRDNAINAVGVALRLIDTSSGRILWAGSANGRRVWRKDRFDDLSQTIATDLIAGLAKVKSGTQTDAWANQPEPQDGPGWVNRGMVALERGLLSDAEEAFLKAESFEDSRVLSYEGLGRVYARRPALRQRAVSYFYRAIEADTTRADLYYQMASVYFDIGTDQCVDMASRALAIDSTYSAPYQLLGDWFARDDFYALSQDNTTAAAYYTRYLSLEPDDVDAVTKLGAVLLRMEDQQAIARQILPFMKRHPEALDLLPVAAQWAYRAGDYERASEYWDRFLERIDAQTLTLHVDPTPILSDAQRAIYNALSKGEKQDFIDRFWMQKDLDPTTEVNERLQEHYQRVWMARQYFAGSAYPYDRRGEVYLRYGEPDYRSRSGRAPGVMSVAVQRVKDALYAQLYTRPPDGALVGTVFPVRSSRAMMADSFGLMARRGSGISHTMGDGYLPVTSGEDNSLVPWESWVYVTVGGGMEITFTDEMGSGHFNFAPIPLRQPIGMRSITRIQENAPETVYMQAVGEIPEQYRPWWQTRALEFYFDVADARGGYFMTRVDVAYGLPIDVEKIGRGDLTLSIALYDSVTNRAFRTSRAVVRKDTLSDSNAMLTDLLTLSVPPGTYHLTVKAENVSANRVGMLRQVLAVESYGDSELQMSDPVLAAQIDETDVDDSFRRKNLRVLPLPTRAFLIGQEMGLYFEVYNLMADAFGQTRYRVTIQIAALEQVEGLRMLLTGQEVNPEVSMSFEQVDTQPSVQVYQFVDLTKAKQGRNRVKIIVEDLNAPRRVSKEIVFRYGQ